The DNA segment CCACTGCAACCGCTTCTCTCGGGAACACTTCCCATTCATCCATAGTTGGCAGGAGGTAATCTTCGCGTAATCCTTTATCTTCTGCGCATTTGGCAAGCTCGTAGGCCGCAGCAATGCACATTTCATCGGTTATTGTTCTGGCCATCACATCGAGGGTGCCTCTAAATATGGCAGGGAAGCCGACAGAATTATTCACCTGATTCGGAAAATCGCTTCTGCCGGTGGCAACAATCCTCGCACCGGCTTCTTTTGCTTCCCATGGCCATATCTCCGGTATAGGGTTAGCGCATACAAACACAATTGCATTGTCTGCCATTTTTGCTATCCATTCCTTCTTAATCGTATCAGGCCCAGGTTGTGAAAGGGCTATCAAAACATCCTGACCTTTAATCGCTTCTTCTATGTCTCCAGCTCGGTTCTCACCATTAGTTATCCGGCAGAGTTCCATTTTTTCTTTATGGGTTGGTTTTATATCATCCCTTTTCCTGTTAAGTATGCCTTTACTGTCAACAACAATAAATTTTTTAGGGTTTGCTCCTGCCTTTATTATCATCTTCGTAATACAAACATTAGCTGCCCCTATGCCTACCATGGTAATCTTTACGTCCTGAATCTTCTTCTTTACGATCTTTAAGGCATTAATAAGCCCGGCGAGTGTAACCGCCGCCGTTCCCTGCTGGTCATCGTGCCATACAGGTATCGGCGCTTCAGCTCTCAGTCTTTCAAGTATATAGAAGCATTTTGGATTCTCAATATCTTCGAGGTTTATTCCACCGAAGGAAGGGGATATATATTTTACGGTTTTTATGATTTCATCAGGGTCTTTTGTATCGAGACAGATGGGGAAAGCATCGACACCGCCAAGATATTTGAATATCAAGGCTTTTCCTTCCATAACCGGAAGGCCTGCCATTGGTCCGATATCTCCAAGTCCGAGCACTCTTGTACCGTCCGTAACGATTCCAACCATATTAGCTTTGTTTGTATATTCGAATACCATTTCAGGGTTTTTGTGAATCTCTTTGCATGGTTCTGCCACCCCCGGTGTATACCATATTGCAAAATCATTTATATCTCTGATAACACATTTTGGTACCACTTCTATTTTACCTTTGTAATAAGGATGCATCTTCATGGCATCCTGTGCCGGTTTTTTAGCCTTTTCTATAAGTTCTTCCTTTGTTACCTTAACATCATCCACGTCCACTCCTCCGTAAAGTATTATTTAAGTCAGGATCAATTTAATTTGCAGTAAATATTGTATAGCTAATTGTAAAAATTACAAAGAAAAATATCCTGTTTTTTAAATCAGATCATACCAGGGTTTCCAATCCATACCAAAAGACTCTGCAACCGCACTGTGAGCTAATATACCCTTTGCAAGGTTTATCCCGCCCGCCAGAGATGCATCTTCCTGTGCTGCCATTTTTAATCCCTTCAGTGCAATTGTTCTTATATACGGGAGAGTCGCATTTGTAAGGGCATAGGTTGAGGTCCTCGGCACGGCAGCAGGGATATTCGGCACGCCATAATGGATAACATCATGGACTTTATATGCCGGCTCTGCATGTGTTGTCACATGGATTGTCTCAACGCAGCCGCCCTGATCTATTGAAACATCCACTATTACAGAACCTGTTTTCATTCTTGAAACCATCTTGTCCGTTACAAGCAAAGGTGCGCGGGCACCTGTCACCAGTACAGCGCCTATCAGGACATCGGCATATACGATTGCATGATTGACAGTATACGGATTCGAGTAAATCGTTGTTACGGTTCCATGCAGGATATCATCTATATATTTTAGTCTGTCATGATTTACATCAAGAATTGTCACATGGGCGCCGAGACCTGCAGCAATTTTTGCAGCATTAAGGCCCACTACCCCGCCGCCCAGAATGACAACCTCTGCCGGAGGAACACCTGGCACGCCGCTCATTAATATCCCTCTTCCACCATAATCTGTTTCCAGTAGCCTCATGGCAGCCTGAACAGACATACGTCCCGCGACCTCACTCATAGGTATTAAAAGAGGCAACCTCCCTGTTGCATCCTGGACTGTTTCATAGGCGACCCCGGTTATGCCGCTTCTCAGCAGACCCTTTGTAAGCTTTTCAGACGAAGCAAGATGGAGATATGTAAATAAAATCTGCCCGTCTTTGAACTCAGGCCATTCTGTCTCAAGAGGCTCCTTTACCTTAATAATAAGCTCTGCGCGGTTGTAGATCTCCAGAGCAGTAACAACTTCCGCGCCTGTCAATACATATTCTTCATCTGTCAACCCGCTTCTTACTCCTGCCTTACTTTCTACAAGGACACTGTTTCCATCACGGACAAGCGCATCTGCCCCTGCCGGTGTTAATGCAATCCTATTTTCCCCTTCCTTTATCTCTTTCAACACGCCGATGATCATCTATATCTCCTCCGAGCTAAATCCTCCAGAATAATTATTTACTTATTTTCTCATCATATAAAGTTATAAATCAATACAACATTTCGGTGTTGATGCTTTTTGATAACCATCTAAAAAATCCTCATTAAAAATATTTTGCCTCTTTTAAATATAACACAATATCCTGTTGGTTACTGCAAGATGCCTTTAGATAATTATGCAGGAAACTTCAAAACATTTTCTGCTTGCAGTAGAAACAAAATTGGATGATAATGAATTTATAGGCAGGGAATTGATGTTCTCAGAAACAGATATCTTTGCATTCATAAAGACAAGAAACAGATCAAAAAATTCCATCACGATATTCTTTAGAACCACCTCGGCTAAATATCCTATAAAAAGTTATGTTCCTCTTTGTCATGTAATATCAGCAAATACCAATAATAAAATTGATTTATCTTCAAAAAAACAACATTTTGAGGGTTTTTTGTCTTGAGTATGTTATTGGGCCATAAATAAGGAGATGAATACATGATTAAATTTGTTTTTTGTGCAAAGCGTTGCACGAATATGTCACGGGCTGAGTTTCAAGACTATTGGTTAAATCATCATGGCCTCTTATTCAAGAAATTCGCAGATACATACAGGGCAGTACGTTACGTACAGAGTCACACTATCGATTCGCCGTTAAATGAGAATATCATGAAATCCAGGGGGACATCGGAGGCATATGATGGGGTTGGCGAGATATGGTGGCAGTCGGAAGAAGATTTTCTCGCAGCCATCAATTCACCGGAAGGTCAAAAACTACGCGCGATGTTTGTTGAAGACGAAGCAAGATTCGTAAATCTGAATGCATCCTCGGCCTTTTTTACTGTCGAGCATGTTCTTATTGATGGAAAGG comes from the Pseudomonadota bacterium genome and includes:
- a CDS encoding NADP-dependent malic enzyme; translated protein: MDDVKVTKEELIEKAKKPAQDAMKMHPYYKGKIEVVPKCVIRDINDFAIWYTPGVAEPCKEIHKNPEMVFEYTNKANMVGIVTDGTRVLGLGDIGPMAGLPVMEGKALIFKYLGGVDAFPICLDTKDPDEIIKTVKYISPSFGGINLEDIENPKCFYILERLRAEAPIPVWHDDQQGTAAVTLAGLINALKIVKKKIQDVKITMVGIGAANVCITKMIIKAGANPKKFIVVDSKGILNRKRDDIKPTHKEKMELCRITNGENRAGDIEEAIKGQDVLIALSQPGPDTIKKEWIAKMADNAIVFVCANPIPEIWPWEAKEAGARIVATGRSDFPNQVNNSVGFPAIFRGTLDVMARTITDEMCIAAAYELAKCAEDKGLREDYLLPTMDEWEVFPREAVAVAKKAMEQGVARLKLSEKELFNMAETKIRRAREQVGLMMEKGIIAPYIE
- the ald gene encoding alanine dehydrogenase; amino-acid sequence: MIIGVLKEIKEGENRIALTPAGADALVRDGNSVLVESKAGVRSGLTDEEYVLTGAEVVTALEIYNRAELIIKVKEPLETEWPEFKDGQILFTYLHLASSEKLTKGLLRSGITGVAYETVQDATGRLPLLIPMSEVAGRMSVQAAMRLLETDYGGRGILMSGVPGVPPAEVVILGGGVVGLNAAKIAAGLGAHVTILDVNHDRLKYIDDILHGTVTTIYSNPYTVNHAIVYADVLIGAVLVTGARAPLLVTDKMVSRMKTGSVIVDVSIDQGGCVETIHVTTHAEPAYKVHDVIHYGVPNIPAAVPRTSTYALTNATLPYIRTIALKGLKMAAQEDASLAGGINLAKGILAHSAVAESFGMDWKPWYDLI
- a CDS encoding EthD domain-containing protein, whose product is MIKFVFCAKRCTNMSRAEFQDYWLNHHGLLFKKFADTYRAVRYVQSHTIDSPLNENIMKSRGTSEAYDGVGEIWWQSEEDFLAAINSPEGQKLRAMFVEDEARFVNLNASSAFFTVEHVLIDGKVY